The window TCGAGGGCGCCGAAGTCGAGCCGCTGCAGGCGGGCGAACAGCTGCCGCCGCAGCTCCTGGCTGACCCGCAGGGCCGGACCCGCCAGCAGGGTGTCCTGCCCGAACTGGGCGATCTTCTGCACCAGGAACACCGCCAGGGCCGCGGCGATGGTCCGCAGCACCTTGGTGAAATCGCCGGCGCCGATGGCCGGGATCAGCTGGCCCGCCAGCCAGGCCAGCAGGGGCCAGCAGCCCACGAACACGAGCATGCACAACCCCCCGAGCAGCAGGGGTCGCCGATGGGGCTTCAGCAGCGGCCAGAGCCTGCGGAAGCCGGCCGGCGAGGGTGCAAGCATCGACGAACCCTATCAGCGCTCTCCGGGCGTCCCCTGACGGTGAAGCTGGATCAGTTCCTCAAATGGCAGGGCCTCGTCGGCACCGGCGGCGAGGCCAAGCAACGCATCCAGCGTGGCGATGTGACCGTGAACGGCACGATCGAGACCCGGCGCGGCCGCCAGCTGGCCCCTGGCGACGCGGTGGCCATCGACGGCCATGAGGTGCTGATGCTCTCCCCCCGTCTGGGCCGTGGGGGCGATGGCGGCATCACGCCTTAACCTCGCTTGAATGTCGCTGCCGGGAGACCACGTGCGCAAGGCCGTCATCGCAGGCAACTGGAAGATGCACATGACCTGCGCCCAGGCGCGGGCGTTTGCGGCCACCTTCCGGCCCCTGATCGCCGATCTGCCCGATGACCGCGAGGTGGTGCTGGCCCCTCCGTTCACGGCCATCCCCACCCTTTGCCGTCACCTGGCCGGGGCCGGCGTCGCCATTGCCGGCCAGAACGTCCACTGGGAGGAGAGCGGCGCCTACACCGGCATGATCTCCGCCCCGATGCTGCTGGAGCATGGCGTCACCCACGCGATCGTGGGCCACAGCGAGCCGCGCAAGTACTTCAGCGAAACCGACGAGCAGATCAACCTGCGGGCCCGCACGGCCCAGAAGACCGGTCTGATCCCGATCCTGTGCGTCGGCGAGAGCGACGACCAGCGCGAAGCCCGTGAAACCGAGCGGGTGATCCACCGCCAGGTGGAGCAGGGCCTCGAGGGTGTCGACCCCCTGCGCCTGATCGTGGCCTATGAGCCCATCTGGGCGATCGGCACCGGCAAGACCTGCGCCGCCGAGGAGGCCAACCGCATCTGCGGCCTGATCCGCGGCTGGGTGGGCCATCCTGAGGTGGTGGTCCAGTACGGCGGCTCGGTCAACCCCGCCACCATCGACATGCTCATGGCCCAGAGCGACATCGATGGCGTGCTGGTGGGGGGCGCCTCCCTCGACCCGGTCAGCTTCGCCCGCATCGCCAACTACCAGGTGCCGGTTCCGGCCTGACCGCCGCTCCCAACCCCGTGGCTGTCGCCCCGCCTGCCGCCACACCGCCCGGTTTCCGCTGGGGGGATCGCACCCTCGTGATGGGGGTCCTCAACCTCACCCCCGATTCCTTCAGTGACGGCGGCCGCTTCGAGGCCCCCGACGCGGCGGTGCGGCGGGCCCGGCTGCTGCATCGCCAGGGGGCCGACCTGCTCGACCTGGGGGGTCAGAGCACCAGGCCCGGGGCGCCCGAGGTCGGTGCCGATGTGGAGATCGCCCGGGTGCTGCCCGGCCTGGGGCGGATCCTGGCGGCCCTGCCCCCCGCGGCGGCCGGAGGGCCCCTGCTCTCGATCGACACCTTCCTGGCCCCGGTGGCTGAAGCGGCCCTGGCGGCCGGCGCCCACTGGATCAACGACGTCAGTGCCGGCCGCCGTGATCCCGCCCTGCTGACGGTGGTGGCCGCCGCCGACTGCCCCTGCGTGCTGATGCACAGCCGTGGCGACAGCCGCACCATGGACGCCCTGGCCCGCTATGGCGACGTGGTCGCCG is drawn from Cyanobium sp. AMD-g and contains these coding sequences:
- a CDS encoding RNA-binding S4 domain-containing protein, with the protein product MKLDQFLKWQGLVGTGGEAKQRIQRGDVTVNGTIETRRGRQLAPGDAVAIDGHEVLMLSPRLGRGGDGGITP
- the tpiA gene encoding triose-phosphate isomerase — encoded protein: MSLPGDHVRKAVIAGNWKMHMTCAQARAFAATFRPLIADLPDDREVVLAPPFTAIPTLCRHLAGAGVAIAGQNVHWEESGAYTGMISAPMLLEHGVTHAIVGHSEPRKYFSETDEQINLRARTAQKTGLIPILCVGESDDQREARETERVIHRQVEQGLEGVDPLRLIVAYEPIWAIGTGKTCAAEEANRICGLIRGWVGHPEVVVQYGGSVNPATIDMLMAQSDIDGVLVGGASLDPVSFARIANYQVPVPA
- the folP gene encoding dihydropteroate synthase; translation: MGVLNLTPDSFSDGGRFEAPDAAVRRARLLHRQGADLLDLGGQSTRPGAPEVGADVEIARVLPGLGRILAALPPAAAGGPLLSIDTFLAPVAEAALAAGAHWINDVSAGRRDPALLTVVAAADCPCVLMHSRGDSRTMDALARYGDVVAEVREELLRATDRALAAGVRPERILWDPGLGFAKTTVHNLSLLRGLALLRAEGFPLLVGPSRKRFIGEVLAEPRPRARLWGTAAVCGQAIAAGADVLRVHDVGPIVQTARMADAICRP